The window CTATATCTGGAACTGGTGTGAGTGCAGGCAATGGTTGTAGAGTTTTTTCAGGTACAGATGTTGCTTCCTCAGCAGTACTGTTACTTGTCTCAGACACCACAGGCACAGGAATGGATGCGGATGCATTTGCCTCACCCTGTTTTGTCACCATAGATGTCACTTCAATTGTGGGAATGGATGGGGTGGTGGAAGCAGCGGTTGCGTTAATGCTTTCTACTGGGGTATCAGCTCTACTGGATGGGACTAGTGTGTCCTGTAGGAGTCTCATTACTTCTTTCTCCTTTCCACATTTCCTCTCTACACTCCCTGTACCCCCTGCTCCTGAATCCACCAGCTCCTGGGCAAAACTTTCAATGCTCTCCAGGATTCTTAACAAAAGCGCCCCATCTTCTTCCTCAGTCACAGGTTCACTGATGTCTCCTTGGGGAAGAGTAGTGCTCTGGGAGGTCATTGGACTGTGACCGTTGATGCTTAATTGGCTGGTTGGATTTGGAACCTGGAACTGGGGTATTTTTGGCTGAGTGAAAGACTCATTTATAATAGCTTTATTTCCTTCCCTCTTTCTGGTTTTAACAGGAAGTGGAGGTTCAGTGTTTCTGGGGTGGCTCATACTTTGAGACAGATTTTCTAAGTCCATCAGTAGCTTGTCTATATCCTCATTCTTCTGGGAGGAGGCTTTGTTTGTTGGGACTGTCGCAGCAGGAGGCCAAGAGGGGATGTAGCCAGAGATAGAAGCCATAGGTTTTGAGGAGTTATAAGGTGTGTGGGGTTGCAGCTGTTGTCCCAGAATAGTCCCATTTTTGTTCAGATTATTGTTCACCCCTCTAGATGGAGAGTGTATCTGCTGCAGGGGATTTTCTGAAGTCTTTCCAATTTCCATTTCCTCTTCCTCAATAAAAAGGGCTTCCATGGGGGACGCTGGGGGAGTGTGGGTGTAGGGCGGGATCGGGGAGTTTCGTAAAGGGGAGTGACTTGAAGAGGAATTACAAGGTGAGTATGTTAAGGGTGGTAGGGACAGAGTGTTCTGAGAAACCGAAATATTGGGTGCATGCTGCAGTCCGTTGGTGAGTGGAGTATCCTTTGACTGGGTTAAACTCTGAACTGCTACTTTCTGGATTGAATCAGATTTTAAAGATGTAGTTGAAGTTGAAATAGTAACACTCTTCGGGATGGGAGGTGACTGCACCACGTCTTCATAGCGGGGTGGTTGCTCATTGCCAAATATGGGTGAGTAAGGACCCTGTTGGATGGAATGGAGAGTGTTAACCAGCTCAGCAAGATCACTGTGCCCACCCCCAGGTGCACCTTGGAGCCCCTGTACACTGCCCCCCAAACTTCCAAGACCTTCCAGCTCTAGAGGCAGTCTCTTCAGGTAGGAGCTAAGTCGGGTCATCACAGCTCTATAAACACTGTCCGGACTTGCTCCCCCTTCCTCCGGACCTCCACCTGCTTTGCGCTTGATGCACTGCTTTATGATGTCAgtgcatttttttaagtcttcaGAACATTTGAGCAGGATGTCAAGACAAGCACGAATGTCCTCGCCACCACCACTAGCAGCCTCTGCCCGCGTCTTCTCCAACAGACGGGCAATAAGGTTCTCTTCCCCGAGGGTGGTGCGATACAGAGAGGCAACTGTGTTCAGACTCTGGTCCAATGACCCAATACTTGAAAGACTGCTTGTTGATCCACCGCCTGCTTTGTTGACTGCTGACAATGTGGCTGAACTACCGTTTAGCTTTGTCTCTTCCAATCCTGTTCCTTTTCCTAACATAAATGGAGGTGTGTTCTCGTCGTTAGAAGTTACCAAATTATTTGATATGTTAGTAGTTGTCATGTTTGTCATAGAGTTGGTACTGAAGTGACCATAGATGATCTCCAGGTCAGTGGAGCGACGATTAAAAGAGTCCGGGCGGACTTTGCGACCTTTACGAAGAGTGACATGGCTTGATGAGGACAGACGAAGCTTgtcaaaagaaaattctttGAGCTTCCCGCTGGCCAGGTTGATGGCCTCTTCAGTAATGTCCTTCAGGCTACAAAAAGAGCTCAAGTTCCCAGTTGATCCACCACCACTGGGGGTCTTCTTACCTCGCCATGTCGGGCTGTCCTCCCCTAAAGACAAATTGCCACTGCTGCCTGCTCTCTCTAGTCCACCATTATGAATAGCCCCCATAGATACACAAAGTTTACCGTGGTTAGGGAGTTGCTGAGTGATCAAGTTACTGGTGTGAATGGGGGAGCTGGTGAGGTCATTATATGGCGGGTCGGGGGCCACAAGAAGCTCCGAGCATGTGCTGCGGTGCGCAATGGCGCAGTCCAGGCCCTGGGACAGCGCCCCACATGGCCCACAGCAGTAATGCACAGCATGAGAGTGCGTGCGTCGGTCCACCACTACGCTGTTGTAACAGCTAACACTGCTTACAACCACACGATAGGCAGCTGCCATAATTTAGATAGAATAGCATAGGCAGAGCAAACTGATATGTATGTGTAGTATACTTGGTGCTTAAAAAAAGTTCCTTCTCCTTTTTATTACTTGGTTTTAAAATAGTCAGTGTTTGGAGAAAGACAATTTATGTTCAAAATCTGAAACATCTTGCTGAAATAAATGGCCTTGTATCCAACTGGAGTCATTTTTTGAGTCAGGTTTTTTGAGAAATagaaatgtggcaaaaaaaaacatctgaaaaaaaacaacatcaatttCCTGAACTCATATTTTCATGCTTTTAAAGCTCGATTAAAGAAGCAAAGACAATTTTTTCGGGGATCTGGAGCCCTCTTAATAACAGCTGCACAGCTCTCTCCACAGGCAGCTTCTTCCTgtcctctgcagcagcagctcattaGCCACTAATGACAACCATGGAGGATAGTGGCAGTGAAACATCCAGCGGGggctttgaaaaaaacacagctcCAGGGGCCTAATCCAAGGGCAGAGAGGTTTTTACATCCATTGAACTCGTATTGAAAAAACCCTTTTCTTGAAAAGATGGGAAACATTTGCTGACTCCAACGCTACTGTAGGATGGCAGGATCACAGAACGCTTCTTTTCCCAAAAATCCCTAGTTCAGTTACGTGGCTTCGTCTGAATGGCACCACCtgcaaaaggagagaaaaagaggGAACAGAATGGAACAGTGCATTAGTGAAATTGTAATCAAAATACAGAGGACTGTGTCTCAACTTGGTGCAAACAGCATAAAGCACT is drawn from Oryzias latipes chromosome 22, ASM223467v1 and contains these coding sequences:
- the ppp2r3a gene encoding serine/threonine-protein phosphatase 2A regulatory subunit B'' subunit alpha isoform X1, translated to MAAAYRVVVSSVSCYNSVVVDRRTHSHAVHYCCGPCGALSQGLDCAIAHRSTCSELLVAPDPPYNDLTSSPIHTSNLITQQLPNHGKLCVSMGAIHNGGLERAGSSGNLSLGEDSPTWRGKKTPSGGGSTGNLSSFCSLKDITEEAINLASGKLKEFSFDKLRLSSSSHVTLRKGRKVRPDSFNRRSTDLEIIYGHFSTNSMTNMTTTNISNNLVTSNDENTPPFMLGKGTGLEETKLNGSSATLSAVNKAGGGSTSSLSSIGSLDQSLNTVASLYRTTLGEENLIARLLEKTRAEAASGGGEDIRACLDILLKCSEDLKKCTDIIKQCIKRKAGGGPEEGGASPDSVYRAVMTRLSSYLKRLPLELEGLGSLGGSVQGLQGAPGGGHSDLAELVNTLHSIQQGPYSPIFGNEQPPRYEDVVQSPPIPKSVTISTSTTSLKSDSIQKVAVQSLTQSKDTPLTNGLQHAPNISVSQNTLSLPPLTYSPCNSSSSHSPLRNSPIPPYTHTPPASPMEALFIEEEEMEIGKTSENPLQQIHSPSRGVNNNLNKNGTILGQQLQPHTPYNSSKPMASISGYIPSWPPAATVPTNKASSQKNEDIDKLLMDLENLSQSMSHPRNTEPPLPVKTRKREGNKAIINESFTQPKIPQFQVPNPTSQLSINGHSPMTSQSTTLPQGDISEPVTEEEDGALLLRILESIESFAQELVDSGAGGTGSVERKCGKEKEVMRLLQDTLVPSSRADTPVESINATAASTTPSIPTIEVTSMVTKQGEANASASIPVPVVSETSNSTAEEATSVPEKTLQPLPALTPVPDIVAEDPTNEFNSKPTPAPAESSHLHPNTQVEEQSPVVLAGVSVPDPIPTEEAIRETAIPVGELAAASTLLIQQIPEVIRVQPKPEKKPGTPPPAPATVAPPQAPRSPSPPPAPAIISPPPAINIPRFYYPRGLPAMGPAATHDSTIAAIETAFAELEEEKADIYEMGKIAKVCGCPLYWKAPMFYTAGGEKTGFVTVQSFVATWKKLLHGCNDDASKFIHLLAKPGFNYLEQEDFIPLLQDIVDTHPGLTFLKDAPEFHSRYITTVIQRIYYVVNRSWTGRITMMELRRSNFLQTLALLEEEEDINQITDYFSYEHFYVIYCKFWELDTDHDLYIDPKDLGRYNDHASSHRIIERLFSGAVTRGNAVQREGRMSYAEFVWFLISEEDKKNLTSIEYWFRCMDLDGDGVLSMFELEYFYEEQCERMERMGIEPLPFQDLLCQMLDLVKPESTGKITLGDLKRCRMAHIFFDTFFNLEKYLDHEQRDPFAVQKDIESEGPEPSDWDKYAAEEYEILVAEETANEQLHEGSFDDDYESEELQVSGEIGSKIEKLVISDLTA
- the ppp2r3a gene encoding serine/threonine-protein phosphatase 2A regulatory subunit B'' subunit alpha isoform X2, which translates into the protein MAAAYRVVVSSVSCYNSVVVDRRTHSHAVHYCCGPCGALSQGLDCAIAHRSTCSELLVAPDPPYNDLTSSPIHTSNLITQQLPNHGKLCVSMGAIHNGGLERAGSSGNLSLGEDSPTWRGKKTPSGGGSTGNLSSFCSLKDITEEAINLASGKLKEFSFDKLRLSSSSHVTLRKGRKVRPDSFNRRSTDLEIIYGHFSTNSMTNMTTTNISNNLVTSNDENTPPFMLGKGTGLEETKLNGSSATLSAVNKAGGGSTSSLSSIGSLDQSLNTVASLYRTTLGEENLIARLLEKTRAEAASGGGEDIRACLDILLKCSEDLKKCTDIIKQCIKRKAGGGPEEGGASPDSVYRAVMTRLSSYLKRLPLELEGLGSLGGSVQGLQGAPGGGHSDLAELVNTLHSIQQGPYSPIFGNEQPPRYEDVVQSPPIPKSVTISTSTTSLKSDSIQKVAVQSLTQSKDTPLTNGLQHAPNISVSQNTLSLPPLTYSPCNSSSSHSPLRNSPIPPYTHTPPASPMEALFIEEEEMEIGKTSENPLQQIHSPSRGVNNNLNKNGTILGQQLQPHTPYNSSKPMASISGYIPSWPPAATVPTNKASSQKNEDIDKLLMDLENLSQSMSHPRNTEPPLPVKTRKREGNKAIINESFTQPKIPQFQVPNPTSQLSINGHSPMTSQSTTLPQGDISEPVTEEEDGALLLRILESIESFAQELVDSGAGGTGSVERKCGKEKEVMRLLQDTLVPSSRADTPVESINATAASTTPSIPTIEVTSMVTKQGEANASASIPVPVVSETSNSTAEEATSVPEKTLQPLPALTPVPDIVAEDPTNEFNSKPTPAPAESSHLHPNTQVEEQSPVVLAGVSVPDPIPTEEAIRETAIPVGELAAASTLLIQQIPEVQPKPEKKPGTPPPAPATVAPPQAPRSPSPPPAPAIISPPPAINIPRFYYPRGLPAMGPAATHDSTIAAIETAFAELEEEKADIYEMGKIAKVCGCPLYWKAPMFYTAGGEKTGFVTVQSFVATWKKLLHGCNDDASKFIHLLAKPGFNYLEQEDFIPLLQDIVDTHPGLTFLKDAPEFHSRYITTVIQRIYYVVNRSWTGRITMMELRRSNFLQTLALLEEEEDINQITDYFSYEHFYVIYCKFWELDTDHDLYIDPKDLGRYNDHASSHRIIERLFSGAVTRGNAVQREGRMSYAEFVWFLISEEDKKNLTSIEYWFRCMDLDGDGVLSMFELEYFYEEQCERMERMGIEPLPFQDLLCQMLDLVKPESTGKITLGDLKRCRMAHIFFDTFFNLEKYLDHEQRDPFAVQKDIESEGPEPSDWDKYAAEEYEILVAEETANEQLHEGSFDDDYESEELQVSGEIGSKIEKLVISDLTA